The following proteins are encoded in a genomic region of Candidatus Methylospira mobilis:
- a CDS encoding ArnT family glycosyltransferase — protein MLSSDITDKTRTWLGLLAAVLIVFFMLFNRLGDLALLSPDEGRNAEVAREMLVSGNWLVPVYNGLDYLDKPAFYFRTVALTYAVLGVSETSARLSSALAGCGLLLVLYAFCRREYSARTALLAVMIVATMPLFMVFSRYVIFDMTLAFFVCSSIFAAYVAETTPDEAQRKRRHYLAAALGSVATLVKGPVGFIIPLLVITLWRLVERQPGALRRIFSPLHIAIFLLIVAPWFAGVSYHHPDFPYYGIVKESLSRFGTSEFQRTQPFYFYAVIIASCFFPWSALLPEGLARLWQCRAQLRSADRLLMVWTLAVVLFFSISQSKLPGYILSTTVTLGILIARVFALAMESADNRIAHMIMRALAGIAFVCAAIGAFFWFELKQPEKLHALLQIKDAYWTPWPAALNSLVVTLAAVGALALYARLRRSLTLAFAAFLALPLALVTVNFDLMQIYGAGRSSRELARQFNELTPETEVACIRCFPGGLAFYLQRELTVFSDVGDEFTSNYIIFALKNSAERPHQVADPARIDSWLASRKHPVYLIAEKAMLPLLENAAAHANTPVRQLNEQYWATLLTAPSAPVAQELR, from the coding sequence GCTTCTTTCTCCGGACGAAGGAAGGAACGCCGAGGTTGCCCGCGAAATGCTGGTATCCGGCAACTGGCTGGTCCCCGTCTACAACGGTCTCGATTATCTGGACAAACCTGCCTTCTATTTCAGAACGGTAGCGCTGACCTATGCGGTATTAGGCGTATCGGAAACCAGCGCCCGGCTGTCGTCCGCGTTGGCGGGGTGCGGGTTATTGCTGGTGCTTTATGCTTTTTGCCGGCGCGAATACTCCGCGCGCACGGCGTTGCTGGCGGTCATGATAGTGGCCACCATGCCGCTGTTCATGGTATTTTCCCGCTACGTCATTTTCGATATGACGCTGGCTTTTTTCGTCTGCTCCTCCATCTTTGCCGCCTACGTTGCCGAAACGACGCCTGATGAAGCGCAACGCAAGCGCCGGCACTATCTCGCCGCCGCGCTGGGCTCCGTCGCCACCCTGGTCAAGGGACCGGTCGGTTTTATCATTCCACTGCTGGTCATTACCTTGTGGCGACTGGTCGAACGGCAGCCGGGCGCATTGCGCAGAATCTTTTCGCCGCTGCACATTGCCATTTTTCTGCTTATAGTGGCTCCGTGGTTTGCCGGAGTCAGCTATCATCACCCGGACTTTCCGTATTACGGCATCGTCAAGGAGTCGTTGTCGCGTTTTGGAACCTCCGAATTCCAACGCACCCAGCCGTTTTATTTTTATGCGGTGATTATTGCAAGCTGTTTTTTCCCGTGGAGCGCGCTACTTCCCGAAGGCCTGGCACGGCTGTGGCAGTGCCGCGCGCAACTGCGATCCGCCGATCGCCTGCTCATGGTCTGGACGCTGGCCGTAGTGCTGTTTTTTTCGATTTCACAATCCAAGCTGCCCGGCTATATTTTGTCCACTACCGTTACGCTGGGCATCCTCATAGCCAGAGTATTCGCGCTGGCCATGGAGAGCGCCGATAATCGCATCGCGCATATGATCATGCGCGCGCTGGCGGGCATCGCTTTTGTGTGCGCTGCGATAGGCGCATTTTTCTGGTTCGAGCTGAAACAACCGGAAAAACTGCACGCTTTGCTGCAAATCAAGGATGCCTATTGGACGCCATGGCCCGCGGCGCTCAACAGCCTGGTCGTCACCCTCGCCGCTGTCGGCGCCCTGGCTCTGTACGCGCGCCTGCGGCGCAGCCTCACGCTGGCGTTTGCAGCTTTCCTGGCGCTGCCGCTGGCGCTGGTAACCGTCAATTTCGATCTGATGCAGATATATGGCGCAGGACGCTCCTCGCGCGAACTGGCCAGACAGTTCAATGAGTTAACACCCGAGACCGAAGTGGCCTGCATACGCTGCTTCCCCGGCGGACTTGCATTTTATCTGCAGCGCGAACTGACGGTATTCAGCGATGTTGGCGATGAATTCACCAGCAACTATATCATCTTTGCGCTCAAGAACAGCGCCGAACGCCCTCATCAAGTAGCCGATCCGGCCCGAATAGACAGTTGGCTGGCATCCCGCAAACATCCGGTGTATCTGATAGCGGAAAAAGCCATGCTGCCCCTGCTGGAAAATGCGGCCGCTCATGCCAATACGCCAGTACGCCAACTCAATGAACAATATTGGGCAACGCTGCTGACTGCGCCATCGGCACCCGTAGCGCAGGAGCTACGCTGA